A window of the Burkholderia sp. 9120 genome harbors these coding sequences:
- a CDS encoding DinB family protein gives MNTNSYSQLVRYQQWASRGLYEVLGHHIDRLNAEDAANLMRILDHIFVVERIFQHHLQGRPHGFRAARSDAMPDMDRLAKDAMEVDDWYVSYVENLSTQAVEQAVDFAYINGTPARMTRGEILLHVCLHGTYHRGNAGVILLKNNVMPNQDRMTDFLETVA, from the coding sequence ATGAACACCAATTCCTATTCGCAGCTCGTGCGCTATCAGCAATGGGCGAGTCGTGGCCTCTATGAGGTGCTTGGTCATCACATCGATCGACTGAACGCCGAGGATGCCGCGAACCTCATGCGTATTCTCGATCATATCTTTGTGGTCGAGCGGATCTTCCAGCATCATCTTCAGGGGCGGCCGCACGGGTTCCGTGCGGCGCGTTCGGATGCCATGCCCGACATGGATCGACTCGCTAAAGACGCGATGGAGGTCGACGACTGGTACGTTTCCTACGTCGAGAATCTATCCACGCAGGCAGTGGAGCAAGCCGTGGATTTTGCTTATATCAACGGCACGCCGGCTCGCATGACGCGCGGCGAGATCCTTCTGCATGTCTGCCTGCACGGTACCTATCATCGCGGCAACGCCGGGGTGATTCTGTTGAAGAACAACGTCATGCCGAATCAGGACCGCATGACAGACTTCCTTGAAACCGTCGCCTGA